In the genome of Microbacterium endophyticum, one region contains:
- a CDS encoding YhgE/Pip family protein — MSALWSMVGAPEVGARRTRVLIVVAVAVLAPLLIVLALVPRSADQSIPVAVVNLDVPVGLTTDSPVIAGKLLTENLVTTDNGVDWTLTDTATASTGLDDGTYVAVVTIPTDFSKSVATISSDTPAAATISVKTSTAHGYAGGVIADAVAERIPNGVSTTITTAYISGTLDSFAQLHTGIGEIGGGLSKIADDTDAASTGAGTIAGYSEDLATGLADIRDVLGLLPDGARDLGRLSADGAAGSAQLAEALGERSLRASELAAAQTLTADALAELEAAIRADPTAPMSDLLGTVVALQDEVDGMASQLYEQGGSLANDAEYAVGVAAADAVLADVSGPVARGLTTLDGYVGDTAEVSEAIGTGIATLSTDLGELGAATGTVVDDLDTISADIPDYSAAQQKSIAAVVSTPITADVTSVAGPTTARAATLGAVVPVALWLGALATFLVVAPFSRTRLTTAVSALRIAADSAMVAVAVGFVQAVLVWIAIVIVGIPATRLGVAFAFTVVAAMAFALLHQALVALMGRAGLVVSVVALGLQLVASGTLAPHSSESALGFLPLSLALQGAQALVGGSLHAVLSAAIGLAIWGVIAALLTVAAVARARQSVLRGMLVATAS; from the coding sequence GAGTCCTCATTGTTGTTGCCGTGGCGGTGCTGGCGCCGCTTCTCATCGTGCTGGCCCTTGTGCCTCGGAGTGCGGATCAGTCGATTCCGGTCGCAGTCGTCAACCTGGACGTTCCCGTCGGACTCACCACGGACTCACCCGTAATAGCGGGCAAGTTGTTGACGGAAAATCTTGTCACGACAGATAACGGTGTCGACTGGACACTGACCGACACCGCGACCGCTTCCACGGGGTTAGACGACGGCACGTACGTTGCTGTCGTCACGATTCCCACCGACTTTTCGAAGTCTGTGGCCACGATCTCGTCTGACACCCCAGCGGCGGCAACGATCTCGGTCAAGACGAGTACGGCTCACGGCTATGCCGGCGGAGTCATCGCGGATGCGGTCGCCGAGCGCATACCGAATGGTGTATCGACAACGATCACGACCGCCTACATTTCTGGGACGCTCGACTCGTTCGCGCAACTGCATACCGGCATCGGCGAAATAGGTGGGGGTCTATCGAAAATCGCTGACGATACGGATGCCGCGTCCACCGGTGCTGGCACGATTGCAGGATATTCCGAGGACCTGGCGACGGGCCTAGCGGATATCAGGGATGTGCTCGGTCTGCTTCCGGACGGCGCACGTGATCTTGGCCGTCTCAGCGCGGATGGAGCAGCCGGTTCTGCTCAACTCGCTGAAGCACTCGGCGAACGATCCTTACGCGCCAGCGAGCTCGCTGCCGCCCAGACGCTGACCGCCGATGCGCTCGCCGAGCTTGAGGCCGCGATTCGGGCTGATCCGACAGCACCGATGAGTGATCTCCTGGGCACCGTAGTCGCACTGCAAGACGAAGTGGACGGGATGGCATCTCAGCTGTACGAACAGGGAGGCTCGCTCGCAAACGACGCCGAGTACGCAGTGGGTGTCGCGGCAGCCGATGCTGTCCTCGCTGATGTGAGTGGCCCGGTTGCACGTGGCCTCACGACGCTGGACGGCTATGTCGGTGACACCGCAGAGGTCTCCGAGGCGATCGGTACCGGCATAGCGACACTTTCAACAGATCTCGGCGAGCTCGGGGCTGCCACGGGCACTGTTGTCGATGATCTAGACACCATTTCAGCTGACATACCGGACTACTCCGCGGCGCAGCAGAAGTCGATCGCGGCAGTCGTGTCGACGCCCATCACCGCTGACGTCACGTCTGTGGCTGGCCCGACGACCGCCCGTGCAGCAACTCTCGGCGCCGTGGTGCCGGTCGCGTTGTGGCTAGGTGCGCTTGCGACCTTCCTCGTGGTGGCACCGTTCTCGCGAACACGACTCACTACCGCTGTGTCAGCTCTGCGCATCGCGGCGGACAGTGCGATGGTCGCAGTCGCCGTGGGATTCGTGCAGGCGGTTCTGGTGTGGATTGCGATCGTTATCGTTGGGATTCCAGCAACGCGTCTTGGTGTCGCCTTCGCTTTCACAGTGGTCGCCGCTATGGCTTTTGCTCTCCTTCATCAAGCGCTGGTTGCGTTGATGGGGCGTGCGGGTCTCGTGGTATCGGTTGTTGCACTCGGACTCCAGCTCGTCGCCTCGGGAACCCTGGCGCCTCATTCCAGCGAGAGCGCACTGGGGTTCCTTCCGCTCAGCCTTGCATTGCAGGGTGCTCAGGCTCTCGTGGGCGGATCACTGCATGCGGTGCTCTCCGCCGCGATCGGTCTGGCTATCTGGGGGGTCATCGCCGCTCTTCTGACGGTCGCGGCTGTGGCTCGCGCGCGGCAATCGGTCCTTCGGGGAATGCTCGTGGCCACGGCTTCGTGA